The following coding sequences lie in one Longimicrobiaceae bacterium genomic window:
- a CDS encoding L,D-transpeptidase, which produces MDQTQPPRASFRKAHPGFFWGITTLVLLFLAGAAAVASRVPEYREDAAELSARMTAQERATRDRVLNSRARRSDLAIALLQRELRIKQLSQKGLHLALDTKDSTLYLRNGHATLRQVRVAIGPDSTVQGPNGQTWRMVTALGERRLTEKQTDPVYTVPEWVYASKGRPVPPESERRISGALGAYVLRLDDGTEIYSEPSSGPFAGTVKPASFMVKGHDLAAIFDAIKTDTPVYIY; this is translated from the coding sequence ATGGACCAGACCCAGCCGCCCCGCGCGTCGTTCCGGAAGGCGCACCCCGGCTTCTTCTGGGGAATCACCACGCTGGTGCTGCTCTTCCTGGCTGGCGCGGCGGCAGTCGCCTCGCGCGTGCCCGAGTACCGCGAAGACGCGGCGGAGCTGAGCGCGCGCATGACGGCGCAGGAGCGCGCCACCCGCGACCGCGTGCTCAACTCGCGGGCGCGGCGCTCGGACCTGGCCATCGCGCTGCTCCAGCGGGAGCTGCGCATCAAGCAGCTGTCGCAGAAGGGCCTGCACCTGGCGCTCGACACCAAGGACTCCACGCTGTACCTGCGCAACGGGCACGCGACGCTGCGGCAGGTGCGGGTCGCCATCGGGCCGGACAGCACGGTGCAGGGGCCCAACGGGCAGACGTGGCGGATGGTGACCGCGCTGGGCGAGCGCAGGCTGACCGAGAAGCAGACGGACCCGGTGTACACCGTGCCGGAGTGGGTGTACGCCAGCAAGGGACGGCCGGTGCCGCCGGAGAGCGAGCGGCGCATCTCCGGCGCGCTGGGCGCGTACGTGCTGCGGCTGGACGACGGCACGGAGATCTACAGCGAGCCCAGCTCCGGCCCGTTCGCGGGGACGGTGAAGCCGGCCTCGTTCATGGTCAAGGGCCACGACCTGGCCGCCATCTTCGACGCGATCAAGACCGACACGCCGGTCTACATCTACTAG
- a CDS encoding ABC transporter substrate-binding protein/permease, whose translation MSHAFRPSRAGARGFPGRPRQRHALLSGGAWRTALLASVLLVVGCAREAPRKPGAAPLPWGGDAEGGAPFVEADPADPARVRGFDVEIAGMIAHGLGREPKFVQVAWSSIEASVERGDFDLGMSGMEDRPELRARHSVSIPYFEFREVLAVRPADRGRFRRLSDLAGRRVATLGATTAYQMLLDEQARSGLVPVSYDDDVHPYADLVAGRVDAVLLDNIIADRSLRRTGGFVIQPQPAAVGHYVAVFARSRVALRDSANAILRARMRDGSLEKTFRAWGVWDETQARYFQHALAEAPRGQGGAAAEGARPGLAAYLPALLRAAGITLLLSCLAMAMAVAVGIAVAAGRVYGPPFVRAALAVYVEVMRGTPVLLQLFVIYYGLSSVVRLPAMAAAILGLGLNYAAYESEIYRAALEAIPRAQLEAGRTLGLSEGQILRLIRGPQALRLALAPMTNDFVALLKDSSLVSVITVVELTKQTAIYATNVGSWVVPGLLCALVYLAMSLPLSRFARGLERRWSWT comes from the coding sequence TTGAGCCACGCATTCCGACCGTCGCGCGCTGGCGCACGCGGCTTCCCCGGCAGGCCGCGTCAACGTCACGCCCTGCTGTCCGGCGGCGCGTGGCGGACGGCATTGCTCGCGTCGGTGCTGCTCGTCGTGGGCTGCGCGCGCGAGGCTCCGCGGAAGCCGGGGGCGGCGCCACTGCCGTGGGGCGGCGATGCGGAGGGCGGCGCGCCGTTCGTGGAGGCCGACCCGGCGGATCCCGCCAGGGTGCGCGGGTTCGACGTGGAGATCGCGGGGATGATCGCGCACGGGCTGGGGCGCGAGCCGAAATTCGTGCAGGTGGCCTGGTCGTCCATCGAGGCGTCGGTGGAGCGGGGCGACTTCGACCTGGGGATGTCTGGGATGGAGGACCGGCCGGAGCTGCGGGCCCGCCACTCGGTCAGCATCCCGTACTTCGAGTTCCGCGAGGTGCTGGCGGTGCGCCCGGCGGACCGGGGCCGCTTCCGCCGCCTGTCCGACCTGGCGGGAAGGCGCGTGGCGACGCTGGGCGCGACGACGGCGTACCAGATGCTGCTGGACGAACAGGCGCGCTCCGGCCTGGTCCCCGTCTCGTACGACGACGACGTGCACCCGTACGCCGACCTCGTGGCGGGCCGCGTGGACGCCGTGCTGCTGGACAACATCATCGCCGACCGTTCGCTGCGGCGCACGGGCGGCTTCGTCATCCAGCCCCAGCCCGCCGCCGTGGGCCACTACGTCGCCGTTTTCGCCCGGTCGCGCGTCGCGCTGCGCGACTCCGCGAACGCCATCCTGCGCGCCCGCATGCGCGACGGCTCGCTGGAGAAGACCTTCCGCGCCTGGGGCGTGTGGGACGAGACGCAGGCGCGCTACTTCCAGCACGCGCTGGCGGAGGCGCCGCGGGGCCAGGGCGGCGCCGCGGCAGAGGGGGCGCGGCCGGGCCTGGCGGCATACCTGCCGGCGCTGCTCCGGGCCGCGGGCATCACGCTGCTGCTGTCGTGCCTGGCGATGGCGATGGCCGTGGCCGTGGGCATCGCGGTGGCCGCGGGGCGGGTATACGGGCCGCCGTTCGTCCGCGCCGCGCTCGCCGTGTACGTGGAGGTGATGCGCGGCACGCCGGTGCTGCTCCAGCTCTTCGTCATCTACTACGGCCTCTCCTCGGTGGTCCGCCTGCCGGCGATGGCGGCGGCGATCCTGGGTCTGGGCCTCAACTACGCCGCCTACGAATCCGAGATCTACCGCGCCGCACTGGAAGCCATCCCCCGCGCGCAGCTCGAAGCGGGGCGTACGCTCGGCCTCTCCGAGGGCCAGATCCTGCGGCTGATCCGCGGCCCGCAGGCGCTGCGGCTGGCTCTGGCCCCGATGACCAACGACTTCGTGGCGCTGCTCAAGGACTCGTCGCTCGTGTCGGTGATCACCGTGGTGGAGCTGACCAAGCAGACCGCCATCTACGCCACCAACGTGGGGAGCTGGGTGGTGCCGGGGCTGCTCTGCGCGCTCGTGTACCTGGCCATGTCGCTGCCGCTCTCGCGCTTCGCGCGCGGGCTGGAGCGGCGCTGGA
- a CDS encoding L,D-transpeptidase: MDDTNDKRRREGTPERRNYAPPGRLRRIFHDHRGATLAMIFLAVAAVSLFAATSAWAVNERFKRDVTQIAYTHDAQSLQFLEQQEAKSVAEMQGRVQTAEQKAKAMEPSNRAYLVVSIAERRVLYLKGRDTLFRAPVAVGSGETMVLDGQTKRFQTPRGRMSITHKEKDPVWVPPNWHYVQIARKNHMGIIDMSDAPPNALAGYPEGQVPISHGAVIIPPWGSPQRRYKGTLGAAKLEMEDGYYFHGTDNENSVGSAASHGCLRMRKEDILWMYDHVPVGTQVYIY, encoded by the coding sequence ATGGACGACACGAACGACAAGCGCAGGCGGGAAGGCACGCCGGAGCGCCGCAACTACGCCCCGCCGGGCCGCCTGCGCCGCATCTTCCACGACCACCGGGGCGCCACGCTGGCCATGATCTTCCTGGCGGTGGCGGCGGTGTCGCTCTTCGCGGCCACGTCGGCGTGGGCGGTCAACGAGCGCTTCAAGCGCGACGTGACCCAGATCGCCTACACGCACGACGCCCAGTCGCTGCAGTTCCTGGAGCAGCAGGAGGCGAAGAGCGTGGCCGAGATGCAGGGCCGCGTGCAGACGGCCGAGCAGAAGGCCAAGGCCATGGAGCCCAGCAACCGCGCCTACCTCGTCGTGTCCATCGCCGAGCGGCGCGTGCTGTACCTCAAGGGCCGCGACACGCTCTTCCGCGCCCCGGTGGCCGTGGGCTCGGGCGAGACGATGGTGCTGGACGGGCAGACCAAGCGCTTCCAGACGCCGCGCGGCCGCATGAGCATCACGCACAAGGAGAAGGACCCGGTGTGGGTGCCGCCCAACTGGCACTACGTGCAGATCGCGCGCAAGAACCACATGGGCATCATCGACATGAGCGACGCGCCGCCCAACGCGCTGGCCGGCTACCCCGAGGGCCAGGTGCCCATCAGCCACGGCGCCGTCATCATCCCGCCGTGGGGCAGTCCGCAGCGCCGCTACAAGGGCACGCTGGGCGCCGCGAAGCTGGAGATGGAGGACGGCTACTACTTCCACGGCACGGACAACGAGAACTCCGTGGGAAGCGCCGCCAGCCATGGCTGCCTGCGTATGCGCAAGGAAGACATCCTGTGGATGTACGACCACGTTCCCGTGGGCACGCAGGTCTACATCTACTGA